The window CGGCCCGTCCGGCGTCGGCAAGTCCGCGACCGGCTTCGAGATCTTCTCCCTGCTGGCCCGGGCCGGCGTCCGGGCCGCCTACCTCGACTCCGACCAGGTCAGCCTGTTCCACCTCGCGCCGGCGGGCGGCCCGCACGTGCTCAGGGCGCGCGGCCTCGGCGCGCTCTGGCCGAACGTCGTCGCGGCCGGGGCCCGGTGCCTCGTCTTCTCCGGCTACGTGAACTCCCCCGACGAGGTGCGGCTCTACACGGACGCCGTGCCCGGCGCCGACGTCACGGTGGTCCGGCTGCGCGCCGACCCGGAGGTGCTCCGGCGCCGCTACCTCGGCCGCGGCTGGCTCCCCGACCTGGCGGAGGCGGCCCTCGCCGACGCCCTCGCGCTCGACCGTACGGAGTTCGCCGACACATGCCTGGACACCAGCGGGCTCACCGTGTCCGAGGCGGCCCGCCGTGTCCTCGACCGGGCGGGCGCCCTGCCCGGCGCGCGGCCGGGCGGCCCGCTCATGCCCACGCCCACGCCCGCCACGCCTCCCGAGCCGGCACCCGTCCTGTGGGTCGGCGGCCCCACCGGGGTCGGCAAGTCCACGGTCGCCTACGCGGTCCACCGGCAGTACGCCCGTGCGGGCGTCCCGGTCGCGTACGTGGACCTCCAGCAGATCAGCTTCCTGCGTCCCGCCGCAGACGGCGACGCCATCGCGATCGCCAACCTCGCCGCGCTGTGGCGGGTGCACCGCG is drawn from Nonomuraea muscovyensis and contains these coding sequences:
- a CDS encoding ATP-binding protein, with amino-acid sequence MSDSRPRLLWLCGPSGVGKSATGFEIFSLLARAGVRAAYLDSDQVSLFHLAPAGGPHVLRARGLGALWPNVVAAGARCLVFSGYVNSPDEVRLYTDAVPGADVTVVRLRADPEVLRRRYLGRGWLPDLAEAALADALALDRTEFADTCLDTSGLTVSEAARRVLDRAGALPGARPGGPLMPTPTPATPPEPAPVLWVGGPTGVGKSTVAYAVHRQYARAGVPVAYVDLQQISFLRPAADGDAIAIANLAALWRVHRDAGARGLIVSGDLVPGHADVFATTSLTGCRLHASPDTLAERLLLRGRGLGPPIPGDELCGLPPATLRRIAARAAREEPPRDGVPRVHTDGLSVEETARQVRLLAGDWPATPRDRDPGSPGPD